One part of the Prunus persica cultivar Lovell chromosome G5, Prunus_persica_NCBIv2, whole genome shotgun sequence genome encodes these proteins:
- the LOC18777776 gene encoding dof zinc finger protein DOF5.4 has product MQDIHSVGGARFFAGSGGGGGDRRLRPHHHPNQQALKCPRCDSLNTKFCYYNNYNLSQPRHFCKSCRRYWTKGGVLRNVPVGGGCRKTKRSKPKSSSSLSPPPPPPQLNSATDQHKASSHSSSESSSLTNTTTAAAAAATATEAVSAPSSTGSASNLLSNIHRQESKFFGSQSGGFEPGAEAALLEQSTEMNGMFSEIGSFTSLITSSNDVPFGFGNIGGTDASVSPFRVNQQAQGDHQNQWAEQNQSEELKMQELSGGLMDQTGQVDLSVYHGRSNGGGGGVFGSLDWQACSGDQGLFDLPNTVDQAYWSQSQWTDQDHPTLYLP; this is encoded by the coding sequence ATGCAAGACATTCATTCAGTGGGAGGAGCGAGGTTCTTCGCAGGctcaggaggaggaggaggggatAGGAGGCTGAGGCCCCACCACCACCCGAACCAGCAGGCCTTGAAGTGCCCAAGGTGCGACTCTCTTAACACCAAGTTCTGCTACTACAACAACTACAACCTCTCTCAGCCCCGCCACTTCTGTAAGTCCTGCCGCCGCTACTGGACCAAAGGCGGCGTCCTCCGCAACGTCCCCGTTGGTGGCGGCTGCCGCAAAACCAAACGCTCCAAGCCCAAATCCTCGTCCTCCTTATCGCCGCCGCCACCGCCGCCGCAGCTGAACAGTGCTACTGATCAGCACAAAGCCAGCTCTCATTCGAGCAGCGAGAGCTCTAGCCTCACCAACACCACCACCGCAGCCGCGGCCGCCGCGACGGCCACGGAGGCGGTTTCGGCGCCGTCTTCGACTGGCTCGGCTTCCAACCTGTTGAGTAATATTCATCGTCAGGAGTCGAAATTCTTCGGTTCTCAAAGCGGTGGCTTCGAGCCTGGTGCTGAGGCAGCGTTGCTTGAGCAGAGTACGGAGATGAATGGAATGTTCTCGGAGATTGGAAGCTTCACGAGCTTGATCACGTCGTCCAACGACGTGCCGTTTGGTTTCGGTAACATCGGCGGCACCGACGCTTCGGTTTCGCCGTTTAGGGTGAATCAGCAAGCGCAAGGGGATCATCAGAATCAATGGGCTGAGCAGAACCAGAGCGAGGAATTGAAGATGCAGGAATTGAGTGGGGGATTGATGGATCAGACGGGTCAGGTGGATTTATCAGTGTACCATGGCAGATCCAACggcggaggaggaggagtATTTGGATCGTTGGATTGGCAAGCGTGTTCAGGGGATCAAGGTTTGTTTGATCTTCCTAACACCGTTGATCAAGCATATTGGAGTCAGAGTCAATGGACTGATCAAGACCACCCTACGCTCTACCTCCCGTAA
- the LOC18776214 gene encoding uncharacterized protein LOC18776214, with the protein MAPTTSTSILVGPPRFKPHSPPPPPPPPQSQVPFLPRPFFTPSPYGNYCLDLFIHVVPEEDGGALASHERLNQMLHLAWFKNPLTTVKLICNLLDRRGYGGKDDRDSFYTAAFWLHRHHPKTLACNVASIASSFGSFDDLTEILYRLLHGQDVRRRNQSESIDGFRVRRKGSNSKVLSCRRLTPREVRVMKALERSKLQEEKARALRRDKAMAMANTAIERYQNDPDYRFLHDRISDVFAECFKSDIQNLNKEKDANYDRDQDCLELSLAADYCPKIGSSMDCATLLCESIAKKVFPRELCPEYQGIEEAHYAYRVRDRLRKEVLVPLRKALDVADYHAGANKWGYNPDFKREPCAIKKYLEDVKAGGESKIRVDALFPHEIMRYANHPDVGESAELQWKAMMEDMRMKKGMNVLNKCIAVCDVSPAMTGRPRDVSTALTLMMSELSEEPWKGKVITFSESPQLISIQGGDLKSKREFLRNMGWGYHTTFSKVFDLILEAAVNEKLKPEHMVKKVFVLTSCSLLERGFDDNSCWESEYEAIRSKFKKEGYGDVVPQLVFWNLNLEELHKEVRSEGECQKQEGVSMLSFFNDDLIKSLLENDGNIGLEHVMEAVISGQGYQSLVVVD; encoded by the coding sequence ATGGCTCCTACAACTTCAACATCAATTCTTGTTGGCCCTCCACGGTTCAAACCACACAGCCCCCCGCCGCCGCCTCCGCCACCTCAATCCCAAGTACCCTTTCTACCCCGACCCTTTTTTACTCCCTCCCCTTACGGTAACTACTGCCTCGATCTTTTCATTCACGTGGTACCAGAAGAAGACGGTGGCGCCCTTGCCTCCCATGAACGCCTGAACCAAATGCTTCACTTGGCCTGGTTCAAGAACCCCCTAACTACCGTTAAGCTCATCTGTAACCTACTGGACAGGCGTGGTTATGGTGGAAAAGACGATAGAGACAGCTTCTACACGGCGGCGTTTTGGCTCCACCGGCACCACCCGAAGACCCTAGCCTGCAACGTCGCTTCTATTGCCTCTTCGTTCGGGTCATTTGACGACCTTACCGAGATTCTGTACCGCCTTCTGCATGGCCAGGACGTGAGAAGGAGGAACCAATCTGAATCAATTGACGGATTTCGGGTCAGAAGAAAAGGCAGCAACAGTAAAGTGCTTAGCTGCCGTAGGCTTACTCCCAGAGAGGTACGGGTCATGAAGGCACTGGAGAGGTCAAAGTTGCAAGAGGAAAAAGCCAGAGCCTTGAGGAGAGACAAGGCCATGGCCATGGCCAACACGGCTATTGAGAGGTACCAAAACGACCCGGATTATCGATTCTTACACGATCGGATTTCGGATGTTTTTGCAGAATGCTTCAAGTCTGATATTCAAAACTTGAACAAGGAGAAGGATGCCAATTATGATCGTGATCAGGACTGCTTGGAGTTAAGCTTGGCGGCCGACTATTGTCCTAAAATCGGCTCCTCCATGGACTGCGCCACCCTGCTGTGTGAAAGCATTGCCAAAAAGGTTTTCCCGCGAGAATTGTGCCCTGAATACCAAGGCATTGAGGAGGCGCATTACGCATACAGAGTCCGCGACAGGCTGAGGAAGGAGGTTTTGGTGCCATTGAGGAAGGCCTTGGATGTAGCAGACTATCATGCAGGTGCCAACAAGTGGGGTTATAATCCGGATTTCAAGCGAGAGCCCTGTGCAATAAAGAAGTATTTGGAGGACGTGAAAGCGGGCGGCGAATCCAAGATTAGAGTCGATGCTCTGTTTCCTCATGAAATCATGCGCTATGCCAATCATCCTGATGTTGGGGAAAGTGCTGAGCTTCAATGGAAGGCAATGATGGAGGACATGAGGATGAAAAAAGGCATGAATGTACTGAACAAGTGCATTGCTGTATGTGACGTCTCGCCAGCCATGACTGGGCGTCCCAGGGATGTGTCCACGGCTTTGACACTAATGATGTCTGAACTGAGTGAAGAGCCATGGAAAGGGAAGGTGATCACATTCAGCGAGTCGCCTCAGTTGATATCGATACAAGGCGGGGATCTCAAGTCCAAGCGGGAGTTTTTGAGGAACATGGGATGGGGCTATCACACTACATTTTCAAAggtgtttgatttgattctgGAAGCGGCTGTGAATGAGAAATTGAAGCCAGAGCATATGGTAAAGAAGGTGTTTGTGTTAACCAGCTGCAGTTTATTGGAACGGGGTTTCGATGATAATAGCTGCTGGGAGAGTGAGTATGAGGCAATACGAAGCAAATTTAAGAAGGAAGGGTACGGGGATGTGGTGCCACAGCTTGTGTTTTGGAATCTGAACCTAGAAGAGTTGCATAAGGAAGTGCGTAGTGAAGGAGAATGTCAAAAACAAGAAGGGGTATCGATGCTTAGCTTCTTCAACGACGATTTGATCAAGTCATTGTTGGAGAATGATGGGAATATTGGGTTGGAGCATGTCATGGAAGCAGTTATCTCTGGGCAAGGGTATCAGAGTCTGGTTGTGGTGGACTGA